The following are encoded together in the Magnetospirillum gryphiswaldense MSR-1 v2 genome:
- the hpf gene encoding ribosome hibernation-promoting factor, HPF/YfiA family, which translates to MQNPLQITFHGIDHSEAVENRVREKVAKLEQFFDRITSCRVAIESDHKNSSNLHHKGNSYLVRIDLNVPGSELVVKRESDEHEDVYAALKGAFQAMERQLKEYVARSRGDVKSRANAS; encoded by the coding sequence ATGCAGAATCCCCTCCAGATCACCTTTCATGGGATCGACCATTCGGAAGCCGTGGAAAACCGCGTGCGCGAGAAGGTGGCCAAGCTGGAGCAATTTTTCGATCGCATCACCTCGTGCCGGGTGGCCATCGAATCCGATCACAAGAATTCGTCCAACCTGCACCACAAGGGCAATTCCTATCTTGTCCGCATCGACCTGAACGTTCCGGGCTCGGAACTGGTGGTCAAGCGCGAATCCGATGAGCATGAAGACGTTTATGCCGCGCTGAAGGGCGCTTTCCAGGCGATGGAACGTCAGCTCAAGGAATACGTTGCCCGCTCGCGCGGCGACGTCAAGTCCCGCGCCAACGCCTCCTGA
- the htpG gene encoding molecular chaperone HtpG, with protein sequence MAEEKREFQAEVAKLLDIVVHSLYSNKEIFLRELVSNASDACDKLRYESQTQTHLAEGGGEFCIRIQIDKDAGTLTIADNGIGMNHDDLISNLGTIAKSGTAEFMSRLSGDAKKDTSLIGQFGVGFYSAFMVADTVTVFTRKAGETQGWRWESDGKGSFTIAEDDSAERGARMVLNLRDDAKEFLEAHRLRAIIKRYSDHIAIPVMLAEKDKDEETVNSASALWTRSKADITAEQYTEFYHHVAHAFDEPWLTVHYKAEGAIEYTGLLYVPGSKPFDLFQPERKNHLKLYVKRIFITDEAADLLPPYLRFLRGVVDSQDLPLNVSREMLQHNPVLAKIKTGLVKRVLSELKKKAEADAEAYAAFWENFGAVLKEGIYEDFERKTDIVALSRFQTTQAEGWTSLDEVVARMKDGQEAIYYATGDSVANLKKSPQLEGFIAKGVEVLLLTDPIDEFWVPSLGEWNGKKLISVTDGSADLSAVKADEQTEAAKPEAADNASLDTLIAALKLNLGDKVRDVRASDRLTNSAVCLVTDAGQMSLHLEKLLKAHKQVDQDTPRILEINPRHGLIKTMAERVKAGGREAVEDASWLLLDQARIVEGEMPADPVDFARRLASIMEKGIG encoded by the coding sequence ATGGCCGAAGAAAAGCGGGAATTTCAGGCGGAAGTCGCCAAGCTGTTGGATATCGTCGTCCACTCGCTTTATTCCAATAAGGAAATCTTCCTGCGCGAGTTGGTTTCCAACGCTTCCGATGCCTGTGACAAGCTACGCTACGAATCCCAGACCCAAACCCATCTGGCCGAAGGCGGCGGCGAGTTTTGCATCCGCATCCAGATCGACAAGGATGCCGGCACCCTGACCATCGCCGATAACGGCATCGGCATGAACCACGACGACCTGATCAGCAATCTGGGCACCATCGCTAAATCCGGCACCGCCGAGTTCATGAGCCGGCTCTCTGGCGACGCCAAGAAGGATACCAGCCTGATCGGCCAGTTCGGCGTCGGCTTCTATTCCGCCTTCATGGTCGCCGACACCGTGACGGTGTTCACCCGCAAGGCTGGCGAGACCCAAGGCTGGCGCTGGGAATCCGACGGCAAGGGCAGCTTCACCATCGCTGAGGATGACAGCGCCGAGCGCGGCGCCCGCATGGTCCTGAACTTACGCGACGACGCCAAGGAATTCCTGGAAGCCCATCGTCTGCGCGCCATCATCAAGCGCTATTCCGACCACATCGCCATCCCGGTGATGCTGGCCGAAAAGGACAAGGATGAAGAGACCGTCAACTCGGCCTCGGCCCTGTGGACGCGGTCGAAAGCCGACATCACCGCCGAGCAATACACCGAGTTTTATCACCACGTCGCCCATGCCTTCGACGAGCCGTGGCTGACCGTCCACTACAAGGCCGAGGGCGCCATCGAATATACCGGCCTGCTCTATGTGCCGGGCTCGAAGCCGTTCGACCTGTTCCAGCCCGAACGCAAGAACCACCTGAAGCTTTATGTGAAGCGTATCTTCATCACCGATGAAGCCGCCGACCTGTTGCCGCCCTACCTGCGCTTCCTGCGCGGCGTCGTCGACAGCCAGGATCTGCCCCTGAACGTCAGCCGCGAGATGCTGCAACACAATCCGGTGCTGGCCAAGATCAAGACCGGCTTGGTCAAGCGGGTGTTGAGCGAGTTGAAGAAGAAGGCCGAGGCCGATGCCGAAGCCTATGCCGCGTTCTGGGAAAATTTCGGTGCCGTGCTGAAAGAGGGCATCTACGAGGATTTCGAGCGTAAGACCGATATCGTCGCCCTGTCGCGTTTCCAGACCACCCAGGCCGAAGGCTGGACCAGCCTGGATGAGGTGGTGGCCCGCATGAAGGACGGCCAGGAGGCGATCTACTACGCCACCGGCGACAGCGTCGCCAATTTGAAGAAAAGCCCGCAACTGGAAGGCTTCATCGCCAAGGGCGTCGAAGTTTTGCTGCTGACCGACCCCATCGATGAATTCTGGGTGCCGTCCTTGGGCGAATGGAACGGCAAGAAGCTGATCTCGGTCACCGATGGCAGCGCCGACCTGTCGGCGGTCAAAGCCGACGAACAGACCGAGGCCGCCAAGCCGGAGGCCGCCGACAATGCCAGCCTCGATACCCTGATCGCCGCCTTGAAACTGAACCTGGGCGACAAGGTCAGGGACGTGCGCGCCTCCGACCGCCTGACCAATTCGGCGGTCTGCCTGGTCACCGATGCCGGGCAGATGAGCCTGCATCTGGAAAAGCTGCTGAAGGCGCACAAGCAGGTGGACCAGGACACCCCGCGCATCCTGGAGATCAACCCGCGCCACGGCCTGATCAAGACCATGGCCGAACGGGTTAAGGCGGGCGGGCGTGAAGCCGTCGAGGACGCGTCGTGGCTGCTGCTGGATCAGGCCCGCATCGTCGAGGGCGAAATGCCCGCCGATCCGGTGGACTTCGCCCGTCGCCTAGCCAGCATCATGGAAAAGGGGATCGGCTGA
- a CDS encoding CarD family transcriptional regulator, with protein MSSVSFAEGDYVVYPTHGVGQVMAIENQEIGGMKLQLFVITFERDRMTLRVPVAKATKSGLRKLSSRKDMDTALSTLKGRAKVKRTMWSRRAQEYEAKINSGDPVSIAEVVRDLYRNANQPDQSYSERQIYEAALERLAAELAAVEGIDAEAAAAKLCELLAAA; from the coding sequence ATGTCGAGCGTTTCTTTCGCCGAAGGTGATTATGTGGTTTACCCGACCCATGGCGTTGGCCAGGTGATGGCCATCGAGAACCAGGAAATCGGCGGCATGAAGCTGCAATTGTTCGTCATCACCTTCGAGCGCGATCGCATGACCCTGCGGGTTCCGGTGGCCAAGGCGACCAAGTCGGGCCTGCGCAAGCTGTCGTCGCGCAAGGACATGGACACCGCGCTGTCGACCCTGAAGGGCCGGGCCAAGGTCAAGCGCACCATGTGGAGCCGCCGGGCTCAGGAATACGAAGCCAAGATCAATTCCGGCGATCCGGTTTCCATCGCCGAGGTGGTGCGCGATCTGTACCGCAACGCCAACCAGCCCGATCAATCCTATAGCGAACGCCAGATCTATGAAGCGGCGCTGGAGCGACTGGCCGCCGAGCTGGCCGCGGTCGAAGGTATCGACGCCGAAGCCGCTGCCGCCAAGCTGTGTGAATTGCTGGCTGCGGCCTGA
- the fdxA gene encoding ferredoxin FdxA → MAYVVTENCIKCKYQDCVEVCPVDCFYEGENFLVINPDECIDCGVCEPECPAEAIVPDSDDKAAAWAQLNRDYSGQWPNITRKGDAPADADAWKNKPDKADLLSPNPGKGTV, encoded by the coding sequence ATGGCCTATGTGGTGACCGAGAACTGCATCAAGTGCAAATACCAGGATTGCGTCGAAGTGTGCCCGGTGGATTGCTTCTACGAGGGTGAGAATTTCCTGGTCATCAATCCCGATGAATGCATCGATTGCGGCGTCTGCGAACCGGAATGCCCGGCCGAGGCCATTGTCCCCGATTCCGATGACAAGGCTGCCGCTTGGGCTCAGCTCAACCGCGATTATTCCGGTCAATGGCCCAACATCACCCGCAAGGGCGATGCCCCCGCCGATGCCGACGCGTGGAAGAACAAGCCGGACAAGGCTGACTTGCTGTCGCCCAATCCGGGTAAAGGCACGGTCTGA
- a CDS encoding TerC family protein: protein MMEWLSDPQLWISLLTLAALEIVLGIDNLVFLTILSDRLPEPQRPLARKLGLAFALITRLALLASLSWIVGLVDPVFTVWGHAVSWRDIILIGGGLFLLTKATHEIHGSLEGEEEDGHGGAVKAAAAGFAATIIQIGILDIVFSLDSVITAVGMVDQLEVMAAAVIIAVIVMLVAAGPLSAFVSAHPTVKMLALSFLLLVGMALIADGLGFHIPKGYLYFAMGFSVLVEALNLIARKRRKPVKLRNSL from the coding sequence ATGATGGAATGGCTTAGCGATCCGCAATTGTGGATCAGTCTGTTGACGCTGGCGGCACTGGAAATCGTGCTGGGCATCGACAATCTGGTATTCCTGACCATTCTGTCCGACCGTCTGCCCGAGCCGCAACGCCCGCTGGCCCGCAAGCTGGGTCTGGCTTTCGCCCTGATCACCCGGTTGGCCTTGCTGGCCTCGCTGTCGTGGATCGTCGGTCTGGTCGATCCGGTGTTCACCGTCTGGGGGCATGCGGTGTCGTGGCGCGACATCATCCTGATCGGCGGCGGTCTGTTCCTGCTGACCAAGGCCACCCACGAAATCCACGGCTCGCTGGAAGGCGAAGAGGAGGATGGGCATGGCGGTGCGGTCAAGGCCGCCGCCGCCGGCTTTGCCGCCACCATCATTCAGATCGGTATTCTGGATATCGTTTTCTCGCTCGATTCGGTCATCACCGCCGTCGGCATGGTCGATCAACTGGAGGTGATGGCCGCCGCAGTGATCATCGCCGTCATCGTCATGCTGGTGGCGGCCGGGCCGCTGTCGGCCTTTGTCTCCGCCCACCCCACCGTCAAGATGCTGGCCCTGTCCTTCCTGCTGCTGGTGGGCATGGCATTGATCGCCGATGGCCTGGGCTTCCACATTCCCAAGGGCTATCTGTACTTCGCCATGGGCTTCTCGGTCCTGGTCGAGGCGCTCAATCTGATCGCCCGCAAGAGGCGCAAGCCGGTCAAGCTGCGCAATTCGCTGTAA
- the trmB gene encoding tRNA (guanine(46)-N(7))-methyltransferase TrmB → MPKGDGKKPVDDKPRFFGRRRGKTLRRTAQGLMETLLPRLAIVPPGQGEPCLDVAALFPRPIQAVWLEVGFGGGEHVAAQARLYPDIGIIGCEPFNNGIASLLGHLAGSDIDNVRIFPDDVRQLLPGLPQGSIGRAFVLFPDPWPKKRHAERRFIGKDNLDALAQVLADGAELRVASDDPVYQDWAAEQLRAHVDFTEVQVTSDRATLPDDWPPTRYEQKCLARRDPVFFRFIRKNRV, encoded by the coding sequence ATGCCCAAGGGCGACGGCAAGAAGCCGGTTGACGACAAGCCGCGCTTTTTCGGCCGGCGCCGCGGCAAGACGCTGCGGCGCACCGCCCAGGGATTGATGGAAACGCTGCTGCCCCGGTTGGCCATCGTGCCACCGGGGCAGGGTGAGCCCTGTCTTGACGTCGCCGCCCTGTTTCCCCGCCCGATCCAGGCCGTGTGGCTGGAAGTGGGGTTCGGCGGCGGCGAACATGTGGCGGCGCAAGCCCGCCTTTACCCTGACATCGGTATCATCGGCTGCGAACCGTTCAATAACGGTATCGCCAGCCTGCTGGGCCATCTGGCCGGCAGCGATATCGACAATGTCCGCATTTTCCCCGACGACGTGCGCCAATTGTTGCCCGGCCTGCCCCAGGGCAGCATCGGGCGCGCCTTTGTCCTGTTTCCCGATCCGTGGCCGAAGAAGCGTCATGCCGAGCGTCGCTTCATTGGTAAGGACAATCTGGACGCCTTGGCCCAGGTGCTGGCCGATGGGGCTGAATTGAGGGTGGCCTCGGACGATCCGGTCTACCAGGACTGGGCGGCGGAGCAATTGCGCGCCCATGTCGATTTCACCGAGGTTCAGGTCACCAGCGACCGTGCCACCTTGCCCGATGACTGGCCGCCGACCCGCTATGAGCAGAAATGCCTGGCCAGGCGCGATCCGGTGTTTTTTCGTTTCATTCGTAAAAACCGCGTCTGA
- the metK gene encoding methionine adenosyltransferase, translating to MSKKNFLFTSESVSEGHPDKVSDRISDAVVDAFLAADPHSRVAVETLTTTNLIVLAGEVRGPASVNAALMEDIARHAVRDIGYEQEGFHWKDAQVQVHVHQQSADIAVGVDAAGEKDEGAGDQGIMFGYACTETPVLMPAPIYFAHEILKSLAEARHSGAEPLLGPDAKSQVTLQYRDGKPVGCTSVVVSTQHGASLSQADVREIVRPHVLNVLPEGWMCPEDTFYVNPTGRFVIGGPDGDCGLTGRKIIVDTYGGAAPHGGGAFSGKDPTKVDRSAAYASRYLAKNVVGAGLAERCVIQLSYAIGVSKPLSVYVDTYGTGRVDEDKLSDVLQQLMDLSPRGIRTHLGLNKPIYARTAAYGHFGRNPDADGGFSWEKLDLVDQLKRAFGA from the coding sequence GTGTCCAAAAAGAATTTCCTGTTCACGTCCGAATCGGTTTCCGAAGGCCATCCCGACAAGGTGTCGGACCGCATTTCCGATGCCGTGGTTGACGCTTTCCTGGCTGCCGACCCGCATTCGCGCGTGGCGGTCGAAACGCTGACCACCACCAATCTGATCGTGCTGGCCGGCGAAGTGCGCGGCCCGGCTTCGGTCAATGCGGCGCTGATGGAAGACATCGCTCGCCATGCAGTGCGCGATATCGGCTACGAGCAGGAAGGCTTCCACTGGAAGGACGCCCAGGTTCAGGTCCATGTGCACCAGCAATCCGCCGACATCGCTGTCGGTGTCGATGCCGCCGGTGAAAAGGATGAAGGCGCCGGCGACCAGGGCATCATGTTCGGTTATGCCTGCACTGAAACCCCGGTGCTGATGCCCGCTCCCATCTATTTCGCCCACGAGATACTGAAGTCGCTGGCCGAGGCCCGCCATTCGGGCGCCGAGCCGCTGTTGGGTCCGGACGCCAAAAGCCAGGTGACCTTGCAGTACCGCGACGGCAAGCCGGTCGGCTGCACCTCGGTGGTGGTTTCCACCCAGCATGGCGCCAGCCTGTCCCAGGCCGACGTGCGCGAAATCGTTCGTCCGCACGTGCTGAACGTGCTGCCGGAAGGCTGGATGTGCCCGGAAGACACCTTCTACGTCAACCCGACCGGTCGTTTCGTCATCGGCGGCCCCGACGGCGATTGTGGCCTGACCGGTCGCAAGATCATCGTCGACACCTATGGTGGCGCGGCTCCCCATGGCGGCGGCGCTTTCTCGGGTAAGGATCCGACCAAGGTCGATCGTTCCGCCGCCTATGCCTCGCGCTATCTGGCCAAGAACGTGGTCGGCGCCGGTCTGGCCGAGCGTTGCGTCATCCAGCTCAGCTACGCCATCGGCGTGTCCAAGCCGTTGTCGGTCTATGTCGACACCTACGGCACCGGTCGCGTCGACGAAGACAAGCTGTCCGACGTGTTGCAGCAATTGATGGATCTGAGCCCGCGCGGCATTCGCACCCATCTGGGTCTGAACAAGCCCATCTATGCCCGCACCGCCGCCTACGGCCATTTCGGGCGCAACCCCGACGCCGATGGCGGTTTCTCGTGGGAAAAGCTGGATCTGGTCGATCAACTCAAGCGCGCCTTCGGTGCGTGA
- a CDS encoding helix-turn-helix domain-containing protein: MAQTPRKEQTTPRKGSSRGRTPSGKPNPIDVHVGSRVRLRRTLLGMSQEKLGEALGLTFQQVQKYERGANRVGASRLFDLSRVLDVPVSFFFDDMNDELKAQSPALIAGMTALEEPPAHFEHDPLAKRETLELVRAYYRIADPQVRKRVYELAKALADSDS, from the coding sequence ATGGCTCAGACACCGCGTAAGGAACAAACCACGCCCCGTAAGGGAAGCTCCCGGGGGCGGACGCCATCGGGTAAGCCGAATCCCATCGATGTCCATGTGGGGAGCCGTGTCCGTTTGCGCCGGACGCTTTTGGGCATGAGCCAGGAAAAGCTGGGCGAGGCCTTGGGCCTGACCTTCCAGCAGGTGCAGAAATACGAGCGCGGCGCCAATCGCGTCGGCGCCTCGCGCCTGTTCGACCTGTCGCGCGTGCTCGACGTGCCGGTCAGCTTTTTCTTCGATGACATGAATGACGAGCTGAAGGCACAAAGCCCGGCCCTGATCGCCGGCATGACCGCGCTGGAGGAGCCGCCGGCCCATTTCGAGCATGACCCTTTGGCCAAGCGCGAGACGCTGGAACTGGTGCGCGCCTATTACCGCATCGCCGACCCCCAGGTCCGGAAGCGGGTCTATGAATTGGCCAAGGCCCTGGCCGATTCGGATAGCTGA
- the lnt gene encoding apolipoprotein N-acyltransferase, producing the protein MRGSPSGLGPWGGLASRAAGLTGWRRVLLLLLLGALATLALPPLGALPVLLPSLCGLVWVLEGSRSRWAAFGAGWLWAWAWYGIGFYWIGNAMLVDPGKFAWMIPFATLGLGAVQAVFIGLATLGTHLSRVSGIGRIVVLAGAWTIMEWVRAWFLTGFPWNPLGSVWDAVPAVLQLASLAGVYGLCAFTILVFALPAALADFLSRRQRWLVLAAVGLLLAGGFVFGQARLSANPTEMVPGLKLRLVQAAIAQRHMWREDLRQSQLLDHVELSRGPGFDTVTHVVWPETAAPFFLDLDARSRAIAAMAAPVGGALLTGAPRITPQEVEPRHLWNSLMAIDGAGQVVGLYDKVHLVPFGEYVPLRGLLPITKLTAGGTDFSAGIGLRTLDIPGLPPVGPFICYESVFPGEVVGSDQKRPEWLLTVTNDGWFGKSAGPHQHLAAGRMRAVEEGLPLVRSANTGISAVLDPLGRQLARLDLGKRGIMDTGLPKPLMPTPYSRWGNAVPLLVACALLLLGISLRFRRIRSN; encoded by the coding sequence ATGCGCGGTTCGCCCTCGGGCCTGGGGCCGTGGGGCGGTTTGGCCAGTCGTGCCGCCGGTCTGACCGGCTGGCGTCGGGTTCTGCTGCTGCTGCTGCTGGGGGCCCTGGCCACCTTGGCCCTGCCGCCCTTGGGGGCGTTGCCGGTGCTGTTGCCGTCCTTGTGCGGTCTGGTCTGGGTGCTGGAAGGGTCACGCTCGCGCTGGGCCGCCTTTGGGGCCGGCTGGCTGTGGGCGTGGGCGTGGTATGGCATCGGTTTTTATTGGATCGGCAACGCCATGTTGGTCGATCCTGGCAAATTCGCCTGGATGATCCCCTTCGCCACCTTGGGTCTGGGGGCGGTGCAGGCGGTATTCATCGGTCTGGCCACCTTGGGCACCCATTTGAGCCGGGTCAGTGGTATCGGTCGCATCGTCGTGCTGGCCGGGGCCTGGACGATTATGGAATGGGTGCGAGCCTGGTTTCTGACCGGCTTTCCCTGGAATCCGTTGGGCTCGGTGTGGGACGCGGTACCTGCCGTGCTGCAATTGGCGTCGCTGGCCGGGGTTTATGGTCTGTGCGCCTTCACCATCCTGGTTTTCGCCCTGCCGGCGGCCTTGGCCGATTTTCTCAGTCGGCGACAACGCTGGCTGGTGCTGGCGGCGGTAGGGCTGTTGCTGGCCGGCGGCTTCGTCTTCGGTCAGGCGCGTCTGAGCGCCAATCCGACCGAAATGGTGCCCGGGCTCAAGCTGCGGCTGGTGCAGGCGGCCATCGCCCAGCGTCACATGTGGCGCGAGGATTTGCGGCAAAGCCAATTGCTCGATCATGTGGAATTGTCGCGTGGTCCTGGTTTCGACACCGTCACCCACGTGGTCTGGCCGGAAACGGCGGCGCCGTTCTTCCTGGATCTGGATGCGCGCAGCCGGGCCATCGCTGCCATGGCGGCACCGGTGGGCGGCGCGCTGCTGACCGGGGCGCCGCGCATCACGCCGCAAGAGGTCGAGCCCCGACACTTGTGGAACAGTCTGATGGCCATCGACGGCGCCGGTCAGGTTGTCGGGCTCTACGATAAGGTGCATCTGGTGCCGTTCGGCGAATACGTGCCGCTGCGCGGTCTGTTGCCGATCACCAAGCTGACCGCCGGGGGCACCGATTTTTCCGCCGGAATAGGTTTGCGCACCCTGGATATCCCCGGTTTGCCGCCAGTGGGGCCGTTCATCTGCTACGAATCCGTGTTTCCGGGGGAAGTGGTGGGGAGTGATCAAAAACGCCCGGAATGGCTGCTGACGGTGACCAATGACGGCTGGTTCGGCAAATCCGCCGGTCCGCATCAGCATCTGGCCGCCGGACGGATGCGGGCGGTGGAGGAGGGGCTGCCCCTGGTCCGCTCCGCCAATACCGGTATTTCCGCCGTGCTCGATCCGCTGGGGCGCCAATTGGCGAGACTGGATCTGGGCAAACGAGGAATTATGGATACAGGTTTACCTAAGCCGCTGATGCCGACTCCGTACAGCCGCTGGGGTAATGCTGTTCCGTTGTTGGTCGCTTGTGCTTTACTACTTTTAGGAATTTCTTTGCGATTTCGGAGAATTAGAAGTAATTGA
- a CDS encoding hemolysin family protein, protein MGVKNPPETGGAAGDDSLVAMVRGWVRALRRAKGGESVREALEDLIDDRDDTGIPIDDHERILLGNILHLRDVTAYDVMVPRADIQGVEDGTTLDDLIDLFIRCGHSRLPVHRGTLDDIIGMVHIKDVLAATRSDQSFHLPHIMRRVLFVSPAMRVPDMLLEMRLKRTHMALVVDEYGGIDGLVTTEDLVEQIVGEIEDEHDEHDDPVMSIAADGTIEADARASIEEFEAALGAVLTDEERDEVDTLGGLVFFIAGRIPSRGELIVHSSGLEFEVVDADPRRIKWLRVRRLLPVADDQS, encoded by the coding sequence ATGGGCGTGAAAAATCCGCCCGAGACCGGCGGTGCTGCCGGCGACGATTCGCTGGTGGCCATGGTGCGTGGTTGGGTTCGGGCGCTGCGCCGGGCCAAGGGTGGCGAATCCGTGCGCGAGGCGCTGGAAGACCTGATCGACGACCGCGACGATACCGGCATCCCCATCGACGACCATGAACGCATCCTGCTGGGCAACATCCTGCATCTGCGCGATGTCACCGCCTATGACGTCATGGTGCCGCGGGCCGATATCCAAGGTGTCGAGGACGGCACCACTCTGGATGACCTGATCGACCTGTTCATCCGCTGCGGCCATTCGCGCTTGCCGGTGCATCGCGGCACCTTGGACGACATCATCGGCATGGTCCACATCAAGGACGTGTTGGCCGCCACCCGATCCGACCAATCCTTTCATCTGCCGCACATCATGCGCCGGGTGCTGTTCGTGTCGCCAGCCATGCGGGTGCCCGACATGTTGCTGGAAATGCGCCTCAAGCGCACGCATATGGCCTTGGTGGTGGACGAATACGGTGGCATCGACGGCTTGGTCACCACCGAGGATCTGGTGGAACAGATCGTCGGCGAGATCGAGGACGAGCACGACGAGCACGACGACCCGGTGATGAGCATCGCCGCCGACGGCACCATCGAGGCCGATGCGCGGGCCTCCATCGAGGAATTCGAGGCCGCCTTGGGGGCTGTGCTGACCGATGAGGAGCGCGACGAAGTCGACACCCTGGGCGGATTGGTGTTCTTCATCGCTGGGCGCATTCCGTCGCGCGGCGAGTTGATCGTGCATTCCTCGGGGCTGGAATTCGAGGTGGTCGATGCCGACCCCCGCCGCATCAAGTGGCTGCGGGTGCGGCGTCTGCTGCCCGTCGCCGACGACCAGTCGTGA
- the ybeY gene encoding rRNA maturation RNase YbeY has translation MSAEIDVAISIEDEAWTQALPGAEELCRTMVLATLQAAGGDFDGPAVEVSVVLTSDTAVHALNRDWRGQDKPTNVLSFAGLDDDEAPVVVGAPILLGDVIMAFGVCAQEAREQGKTLAHHAAHLVVHGTLHLLGWDHEEDEAEAEEMERLEAVILSGFGIADPYAEGEGQGS, from the coding sequence ATGAGCGCCGAAATCGACGTCGCCATATCCATCGAGGACGAGGCCTGGACCCAGGCCCTGCCGGGGGCCGAGGAATTGTGCCGGACCATGGTGCTGGCGACATTGCAGGCGGCGGGTGGCGATTTTGACGGACCGGCGGTGGAAGTCAGCGTGGTTCTGACCAGCGACACCGCCGTGCACGCGCTCAACCGCGACTGGCGCGGCCAGGACAAGCCCACCAACGTGCTGTCCTTCGCTGGCCTTGACGACGACGAGGCGCCGGTGGTGGTGGGCGCCCCCATCCTGCTGGGCGACGTCATTATGGCCTTTGGCGTGTGCGCGCAGGAAGCGCGCGAGCAAGGCAAGACCCTGGCCCATCACGCCGCCCATCTGGTGGTGCACGGCACGCTTCATCTGCTGGGCTGGGACCACGAAGAGGACGAGGCGGAAGCCGAGGAAATGGAGCGGCTGGAGGCGGTTATTCTGTCCGGCTTCGGCATCGCCGATCCGTATGCGGAGGGAGAGGGTCAGGGATCATGA